In Streptococcus sp. SN-1, a single genomic region encodes these proteins:
- a CDS encoding endonuclease/exonuclease/phosphatase family protein has protein sequence MKFLTLNTHSWMEKEAEEKFQILLEDILEKDYDLICFQEINQEITSPVVEVNDLYQPLPAAEPIHQDHYVRLLVEKLSEQGKNYYWTWAYNHIGYDRYHEGVAILSKTPIEAREILVSDVDDPTDYHTRRVALAETVVDGNELAVASVHLSWWDKGFQEEWARFEAVLKELNKPLLLAGDFNNPAGQEGYQAILASPLGLQDAFVVAQEKSGSYTVPPEIDGWKGNTEPLRIDYVFTTKELAVENLHVVFDGHKSPQVSDHYGLNALLNWK, from the coding sequence ATGAAATTTTTAACACTCAATACTCATAGTTGGATGGAAAAAGAAGCTGAGGAAAAATTCCAGATTTTGCTTGAGGATATTCTTGAAAAAGACTATGATTTGATTTGTTTCCAAGAAATCAATCAGGAAATCACTTCGCCAGTGGTGGAGGTTAATGATCTCTATCAACCTTTGCCAGCAGCTGAGCCTATTCACCAAGATCACTATGTTAGACTTTTGGTTGAAAAGTTGTCTGAGCAAGGGAAAAATTACTACTGGACTTGGGCCTATAACCATATCGGTTATGATCGCTACCACGAAGGTGTGGCTATCTTGTCTAAAACACCTATTGAAGCCAGAGAAATTTTGGTTTCAGATGTGGATGATCCAACAGACTATCATACTCGCCGTGTTGCCTTGGCTGAAACTGTAGTCGATGGTAATGAACTTGCAGTTGCCAGTGTCCACCTTTCTTGGTGGGATAAAGGTTTCCAAGAAGAATGGGCACGATTTGAGGCTGTCTTGAAAGAATTGAACAAGCCACTTTTGCTTGCTGGAGATTTCAACAATCCAGCAGGTCAGGAAGGATACCAAGCTATTTTAGCAAGTCCATTAGGCTTACAAGACGCATTTGTAGTTGCTCAAGAGAAAAGTGGTAGCTATACTGTTCCACCAGAAATTGATGGCTGGAAAGGGAACACTGAACCCCTTCGAATCGACTATGTTTTTACTACCAAAGAGTTAGCGGTGGAAAATTTACATGTCGTATTTGATGGTCACAAGAGTCCACAAGTGAGTGATCACTATGGCTTGAATGCTCTTTTAAACTGGAAATAA
- the ftsX gene encoding permease-like cell division protein FtsX yields the protein MISRFFRHLFESLKSLKRNGWMTVAAVSSVMITLTLVAIFASVIFNTAKLATDIENNVRVMVYIRKDVADNSETIEKEGQTVTNNDYHKVYDALKGMSTVKSVTFSSKEEQYEKLTETMGDNWKIFEGDANPLYDAYIVDTNTPSDVKTVAEEAKKIEGVSEVQDGGANTERLFKLASFIRVWGLVIAGLLIFIAVFLISNTIRITIISRSREIQIMRLVGAKNGYIRGPFLLEGAFIGLLGATLPSVLVFIVYKMVYQSVNKSLVGQNLSMISPEVFSPLMIALLFVIGIFIGSIGSGISMRRFLKI from the coding sequence ATGATTAGTAGATTTTTTCGTCATTTATTTGAATCATTAAAAAGTTTGAAACGAAATGGCTGGATGACAGTAGCAGCTGTCAGTTCGGTTATGATTACTTTGACTTTAGTTGCAATATTTGCATCTGTTATCTTTAATACGGCTAAACTCGCTACAGATATTGAAAACAATGTCCGAGTAATGGTATATATTCGTAAGGACGTAGCTGACAATAGTGAGACCATTGAAAAAGAAGGTCAAACTGTTACAAATAATGACTACCATAAGGTATACGATGCTTTGAAAGGTATGTCAACTGTTAAAAGTGTTACCTTTTCAAGTAAAGAAGAACAATATGAAAAGTTGACCGAAACAATGGGGGACAACTGGAAAATCTTTGAAGGGGATGCCAATCCTCTCTATGATGCATATATTGTTGACACCAACACGCCAAGCGATGTAAAGACAGTAGCAGAAGAGGCTAAGAAAATTGAAGGTGTATCAGAAGTTCAAGATGGTGGTGCCAATACAGAACGCTTGTTTAAGTTAGCCTCATTTATTCGTGTCTGGGGATTAGTTATCGCGGGATTATTGATTTTCATTGCGGTGTTCTTGATTTCTAATACGATTCGTATCACCATTATTTCACGAAGCCGTGAAATTCAAATCATGCGTTTAGTAGGTGCTAAGAACGGCTATATCCGTGGACCTTTCTTGCTTGAAGGAGCCTTCATTGGTTTGCTTGGAGCAACCCTTCCGTCAGTTCTGGTATTTATTGTCTATAAAATGGTTTACCAATCGGTTAATAAGTCATTGGTTGGTCAGAACCTTTCAATGATATCACCAGAAGTATTCAGTCCACTGATGATTGCCTTATTATTTGTGATTGGAATTTTTATCGGTTCAATCGGATCAGGAATTTCAATGCGCCGATTCCTGAAAATCTAA
- the prfB gene encoding peptide chain release factor 2 (programmed frameshift), with amino-acid sequence MDISEIRQKIDANREKLASFRGSLDLEGLEEEIAILENKMTEPDFWNDNIAAQKTSQELNELKNTYNTFHKMEELQDEVEILLDFLAEDESVHEELVEQLSELDKMMTSYEMTLLLSEPYDHNNAILEIHPGSGGTEAQDWGDMLLRMYTRYGNAKGFKVEVLDYQAGDEAGIKSVTLSFEGPNAYGLLKSEMGVHRLVRISPFDSAKRRHTSFTSVEVMPELDDTIEVEIREDDIKMDTFRSGGAGGQNVNKVSTGVRLTHIPTGTVVQSTVDRTQYGNRDRAMKMLQAKLYQMEQEKKAAEVDSLKGEKKEITWGSQIRSYVFTPYTMVKDHRTSFEVAQVDKVMDGDLDGFIDAYLKWRIS; translated from the exons ATGGACATTTCAGAAATTCGTCAGAAAATTGACGCAAATCGTGAAAAATTAGCTTCTTTCAGGGGGTCTCTT GACCTCGAAGGTTTAGAGGAAGAGATTGCCATCTTGGAAAACAAGATGACAGAACCTGATTTTTGGAACGATAATATCGCGGCCCAAAAAACGTCGCAAGAATTAAATGAATTAAAAAACACCTACAACACCTTCCACAAAATGGAAGAGTTGCAGGATGAAGTTGAAATTTTATTAGACTTTTTAGCTGAAGATGAGTCGGTGCATGAAGAATTGGTTGAACAGTTGTCAGAACTGGATAAGATGATGACCAGTTACGAGATGACCTTGCTCTTGTCAGAACCTTATGACCATAATAATGCGATTTTGGAAATTCATCCAGGATCAGGTGGTACTGAAGCTCAGGACTGGGGTGATATGTTGCTTCGTATGTACACTCGCTATGGAAATGCTAAAGGCTTTAAAGTGGAAGTACTGGATTACCAAGCAGGAGATGAAGCTGGTATCAAGTCAGTAACCTTATCATTTGAAGGACCTAATGCCTATGGTCTTCTCAAGTCAGAAATGGGGGTACACCGTTTGGTGCGAATTTCACCATTTGACTCTGCTAAACGTCGCCATACCTCTTTCACATCTGTAGAAGTGATGCCAGAGTTGGATGATACCATTGAAGTGGAAATCCGTGAAGATGATATCAAGATGGACACCTTCCGTTCAGGTGGTGCTGGTGGACAAAACGTCAATAAGGTTTCAACAGGTGTACGTTTAACACACATTCCAACTGGGACTGTTGTCCAGTCAACGGTCGATCGTACCCAGTATGGAAATAGAGATCGTGCCATGAAGATGTTGCAGGCTAAGCTCTATCAAATGGAGCAAGAAAAGAAAGCAGCGGAAGTTGATTCCCTCAAGGGTGAGAAAAAGGAAATCACATGGGGAAGCCAAATCCGTTCATATGTTTTTACGCCATATACTATGGTAAAAGATCACCGAACTAGCTTTGAAGTTGCACAAGTAGATAAGGTTATGGATGGAGACCTAGATGGTTTTATTGATGCCTATCTCAAGTGGAGAATCAGCTAA
- a CDS encoding LTA synthase family protein: MRSNFNKIQKAVGTRLGFVLTLLILYWLKTLLAYAVDFNLDIQVGKLQGNYLAFIAFFNPLPLGLLLLALALYARSTKIFYGLSIAIYSLLFIWLYSNVFYYREFSDFITTNTMKVVSKVSVGTAELELLRFWDFIYFMDFPLLAFLFYKKFIQLDRRPFKFRSSVAITALSALLFSANLFLAEIERPDLLSRGFSNYYIVRALSLPAFLGYSANQSYSANKERAKASETDLQPITDYIQEHSAKPNPDYFGLAKGKNVIYLHLESFQQFLLDYKLNIDGTEHEVTPFLNSLYHSQSTLAFSNIFNQVKAGKTSDAETMLETGLFGLDQGSFMVNYGGTNTQQAAPFILSKNGYQSSAVFHGNIGTFWNRNTTYKQWGYQYFFDASYFTKQDSSNSFQYGLNDKIMMKDSIQYLEHLQQPFYAKYITVSNHYPYASNLTGDELGFPLAKTKDETINGYFQTANYLDSAIKAFFDYLKESGLYEKSIIVIYGDHYGISNSRNPELAPLIGKTSENWSNYDNAMLQRVPFMVVMPGYEKGQIINTYGGQIDILPTLEHLLGIEANSFLQVGQDLLSPDHQEIVAFRTANSFVTPKYTSYDGRTYYTESGLEISNLDEQAQTELEIVRQAASQQLKISDQIQTGDLIRFYQADHLGKVDTESISYLNSLPILQKIEQEKGGQSTSLFSQRQGKTSADLFKAPSYQELHPESAETESKSQ, translated from the coding sequence GTGAGAAGCAATTTTAACAAAATCCAAAAAGCCGTCGGTACCAGACTGGGTTTTGTCCTAACCCTTTTAATCCTCTATTGGCTCAAAACCTTATTAGCCTATGCCGTTGACTTTAATTTAGATATTCAAGTGGGCAAGTTGCAGGGAAATTACCTTGCCTTTATCGCCTTTTTCAATCCCCTTCCTTTGGGACTACTTCTGCTGGCTCTAGCCCTCTATGCTCGGTCAACCAAGATCTTTTATGGTCTGAGTATAGCTATTTATAGCCTTTTATTCATTTGGCTCTATTCCAACGTCTTTTACTATCGAGAATTTAGCGACTTTATCACGACCAATACCATGAAGGTGGTCAGCAAGGTGTCTGTTGGTACTGCAGAACTAGAGTTACTGCGCTTTTGGGATTTCATCTATTTTATGGATTTCCCATTGCTGGCTTTCCTTTTCTATAAAAAATTCATCCAGCTGGATAGGAGACCTTTCAAATTCCGCTCAAGTGTTGCTATCACTGCACTCTCAGCCCTGCTCTTTTCTGCTAATCTTTTCTTGGCTGAAATTGAGCGTCCCGATCTCCTGTCGCGAGGATTTTCTAATTATTATATTGTTCGTGCCCTTAGTTTGCCAGCCTTTTTAGGTTATAGTGCCAATCAATCCTATAGCGCCAACAAAGAACGTGCTAAGGCCTCTGAGACCGACCTTCAACCTATTACAGATTATATTCAAGAACATTCGGCTAAGCCCAATCCAGACTATTTTGGCTTGGCCAAAGGAAAAAATGTGATTTATCTCCACTTGGAGAGTTTCCAACAGTTCCTACTTGACTATAAACTCAACATAGATGGAACTGAGCATGAAGTCACTCCCTTCCTTAATTCCCTCTACCATTCGCAATCAACCCTAGCCTTTTCGAATATCTTTAACCAAGTCAAGGCTGGTAAAACCTCAGATGCGGAAACCATGCTGGAGACCGGTTTGTTTGGACTTGACCAAGGTTCCTTTATGGTCAATTACGGTGGTACCAATACCCAGCAGGCAGCTCCTTTTATCCTATCAAAAAACGGCTACCAATCAAGCGCTGTCTTTCACGGCAATATCGGGACCTTCTGGAACCGAAATACGACCTATAAACAATGGGGCTACCAATACTTCTTTGACGCATCCTATTTTACTAAGCAAGACAGTAGCAATTCTTTCCAATATGGTTTAAATGATAAAATCATGATGAAAGATTCTATCCAATATCTGGAGCACTTGCAGCAGCCTTTTTATGCTAAGTATATCACGGTATCCAATCACTATCCCTATGCTAGCAATCTGACTGGCGATGAACTTGGTTTCCCACTGGCTAAGACCAAAGATGAAACAATCAATGGCTACTTCCAAACAGCCAACTATCTGGATAGTGCCATCAAGGCTTTCTTTGACTATCTCAAAGAAAGTGGCCTCTATGAAAAATCCATCATCGTCATTTACGGAGACCATTATGGAATTTCCAACTCCCGAAATCCTGAGCTGGCACCCTTGATTGGAAAGACTTCTGAGAACTGGTCTAATTACGACAATGCCATGTTGCAACGAGTGCCTTTTATGGTGGTCATGCCTGGCTATGAAAAAGGACAAATCATCAATACCTACGGTGGACAAATCGATATCTTACCGACTCTTGAACACCTCCTTGGTATTGAGGCCAATTCCTTCCTTCAAGTCGGCCAAGACCTCCTATCTCCAGACCATCAAGAAATCGTTGCCTTTCGAACTGCCAATTCCTTCGTCACACCAAAATATACTAGTTATGACGGACGAACCTACTATACTGAGAGCGGTCTTGAAATCAGCAATCTTGATGAACAAGCTCAGACTGAACTAGAAATTGTTCGTCAAGCAGCTAGCCAACAGCTGAAAATCAGCGACCAGATTCAAACTGGCGATTTGATCCGTTTCTACCAAGCAGATCATCTTGGAAAAGTTGATACAGAAAGTATTTCTTATCTCAATTCTTTACCAATTCTTCAAAAGATTGAGCAGGAAAAAGGTGGTCAATCAACCAGTCTCTTTAGCCAACGACAAGGTAAAACCAGTGCTGACCTTTTCAAGGCACCAAGTTACCAAGAACTCCATCCAGAGTCGGCAGAAACCGAATCAAAATCACAATAA
- the ftsE gene encoding cell division ATP-binding protein FtsE — protein MSIIEMRDVVKKYDNGTTALRGVSVSVQPGEFVYIVGPSGAGKSTFIRSLYREVKIEKGSLSVAGFNLVKIKKKDVPLLRRSVGVVFQDYKLLPKKTVYENIAYAMEVIGESRRNIKKRVMEVLDLVGLKHKVRSFPNELSGGEQQRIAIARAIVNNPKVLIADEPTGNLDPDNSWEIMNLLERINLQGTTVLMATHNSQIVNTLRHRVIAIENGRVVRDEAKGEYGYDD, from the coding sequence ATGTCAATTATTGAAATGAGAGATGTCGTCAAAAAATACGATAACGGAACGACTGCCCTACGTGGTGTTTCGGTAAGCGTTCAACCAGGGGAATTTGTTTACATCGTAGGACCTTCAGGAGCTGGGAAATCAACCTTTATTCGTTCTTTGTATCGCGAAGTAAAAATCGAAAAAGGAAGCTTATCTGTTGCTGGTTTTAATCTGGTTAAAATTAAAAAGAAAGATGTTCCTCTCCTACGTCGTAGTGTTGGGGTTGTCTTCCAAGATTATAAACTGTTACCAAAGAAAACCGTTTATGAAAATATTGCTTATGCAATGGAGGTAATTGGAGAAAGTCGCCGTAATATCAAAAAACGTGTTATGGAAGTTTTAGACTTGGTTGGATTGAAGCATAAGGTTCGTTCTTTCCCAAATGAACTTTCGGGGGGAGAACAACAGCGTATTGCGATAGCGCGTGCTATTGTAAATAATCCAAAAGTATTGATTGCGGACGAACCAACAGGAAACTTGGACCCAGATAATTCATGGGAAATTATGAATTTGTTGGAACGCATCAATCTCCAAGGTACAACTGTCTTGATGGCGACCCACAACAGTCAGATTGTAAATACCTTGCGCCACCGTGTCATTGCCATTGAAAATGGCCGTGTCGTTCGTGACGAAGCTAAAGGAGAATATGGATACGATGATTAG
- a CDS encoding PTS transporter subunit IIBC, translating into MMKDTFKNVLSFEFWQKFGKALMVVIAVMPAAGLMISIGKSIVMINPTFAPLVITGGILEQIGWGVIGNLHILFALAIGGSWAKERAGGAFAAGLAFILINRITGTIFGVSGDMLKNPDAMVTTLFGGSIKVADYFISVLEAPALNMGVFVGIISGFVGATAYNKYYNFRKLPDALSFFNGKRFVPFVVILRSAIAAILLAAFWPVVQTGINSFGIWIANSQETAPILAPFLYGTLERLLLPFGLHHMLTIPMNYTALGGTYEILTGAAKGTQVFGQDPLWLAWVTDLVNLKGTDASQYQHLLDTVHPARFKVGQMIGSFGILMGVVVAIYRNVDADKKHKYKGMMIATALATFLTGVTEPIEYMFMFVATPMYLVYSLVQGAAFAMADVVNLRMHSFGSIEFLTRTPIAISAGIGMDIINFIWVTVLFAVIMYFIANFMIQKFNYATPGRNGNYETAEGSEESSSEVKVAAGSQAVNIINLLGGRANIVDVDACMTRLRVTVKDADKVGNAEQWKAEGAMGLVMKGQGVQAIYGPKADVLKSDIQDILDSGEIIPETLPSQMTEAQQNTVHFKGLTEEVYSVADGQVIALEQVKDPVFAQKMMGDGFAVEPTNGNIVSPVSGTVSSIFPTKHALGIVTEAGLEVLVHIGLDTVSLEGKPFTVHVAEGQKVAAGDLLVTADLDAIRAAGRETSTVVVFTNGDAIKSVKLEKTGSLAAKTAVAKVEL; encoded by the coding sequence ATGATGAAAGATACATTCAAAAATGTCTTGTCTTTCGAATTTTGGCAAAAATTCGGTAAGGCTTTGATGGTGGTTATTGCCGTTATGCCGGCTGCTGGTTTGATGATTTCAATCGGTAAGTCTATCGTGATGATTAACCCAACCTTTGCACCACTTGTAATCACTGGTGGAATTCTTGAGCAAATTGGTTGGGGGGTTATCGGTAACCTTCACATTTTGTTTGCCCTAGCCATTGGAGGTAGCTGGGCTAAAGAACGTGCTGGTGGTGCTTTCGCCGCTGGTCTTGCCTTCATCTTGATTAACCGTATCACTGGTACAATCTTTGGTGTATCAGGAGATATGTTAAAAAATCCAGATGCTATGGTAACTACTCTATTCGGTGGTTCAATCAAAGTTGCTGATTACTTTATCAGTGTTCTTGAAGCTCCAGCCTTGAACATGGGTGTATTCGTAGGGATTATCTCAGGTTTTGTAGGGGCAACTGCTTACAACAAATACTATAATTTCCGTAAACTTCCTGATGCACTTTCATTCTTCAACGGGAAACGTTTCGTACCATTTGTAGTTATTCTTCGTTCAGCAATCGCTGCAATTCTACTTGCTGCATTCTGGCCAGTAGTCCAAACAGGTATCAATAGCTTTGGTATCTGGATTGCTAACTCACAAGAAACTGCTCCAATCCTTGCACCATTCTTGTATGGTACTTTGGAACGTTTGCTCTTGCCATTTGGTCTTCACCACATGTTGACAATCCCAATGAACTACACAGCTCTTGGTGGTACTTATGAGATTTTGACAGGTGCAGCTAAAGGTACTCAAGTATTTGGTCAAGACCCACTTTGGCTTGCATGGGTAACAGACCTTGTAAACCTTAAAGGTACTGATGCTAGTCAATACCAACACTTGTTAGATACTGTTCACCCAGCTCGTTTCAAAGTTGGACAAATGATTGGTTCATTCGGTATCTTGATGGGTGTGGTTGTGGCTATCTACCGTAATGTTGATGCTGACAAGAAACATAAATACAAAGGTATGATGATTGCAACAGCTCTTGCAACATTCTTGACAGGGGTTACTGAACCAATCGAATACATGTTCATGTTTGTAGCAACACCTATGTATCTTGTTTACTCACTTGTTCAAGGTGCTGCCTTCGCTATGGCTGACGTTGTGAACCTACGTATGCACTCATTCGGTTCAATCGAGTTCTTGACTCGTACACCTATTGCAATCAGTGCTGGTATCGGTATGGATATCATTAACTTCATTTGGGTAACTGTTCTCTTTGCTGTAATCATGTACTTTATCGCAAACTTCATGATTCAAAAATTCAACTACGCAACTCCAGGGCGTAACGGAAACTACGAAACTGCTGAAGGTTCAGAAGAATCTAGCAGCGAAGTGAAAGTTGCAGCAGGTTCTCAAGCTGTAAACATTATCAACCTTCTTGGTGGACGTGCAAACATCGTTGATGTTGACGCATGTATGACTCGTCTTCGTGTAACTGTTAAAGATGCAGATAAAGTAGGAAATGCAGAGCAATGGAAAGCAGAAGGAGCTATGGGTCTTGTCATGAAAGGACAAGGGGTTCAAGCTATCTACGGTCCAAAAGCTGACGTATTGAAATCTGATATCCAAGATATCCTTGATTCAGGTGAAATCATTCCTGAAACTCTTCCAAGCCAAATGACTGAAGCACAACAAAACACTGTTCACTTCAAAGGTCTTACTGAGGAAGTTTACTCAGTAGCAGACGGTCAAGTTATTGCTTTGGAACAAGTAAAAGATCCAGTATTTGCTCAAAAAATGATGGGTGATGGATTTGCAGTAGAACCTACAAATGGAAACATTGTATCTCCAGTTTCAGGTACTGTATCAAGCATCTTCCCAACAAAACATGCTCTTGGTATTGTGACTGAAGCAGGTCTTGAAGTATTGGTTCACATTGGTTTGGACACAGTAAGTCTTGAAGGTAAACCATTTACAGTTCATGTTGCTGAAGGACAAAAAGTTGCAGCAGGTGATCTTCTTGTCACAGCTGACTTGGATGCTATCCGTGCAGCAGGACGTGAAACTTCAACAGTAGTTGTCTTCACAAATGGTGATGCAATTAAATCAGTTAAATTAGAAAAAACAGGTTCTCTTGCAGCTAAAACAGCAGTTGCTAAAGTAGAATTGTAA
- a CDS encoding CBS domain-containing protein, whose protein sequence is MAVKDFMTRKVVYISPDTTVSHAADLMREQGLHRLPVIENDQLVGLVTEGTIAQASPSKATSLSIYEMNYLLNKTKVKDVMIRDVVTVSGYASLEDATYLMLKNKIGILPVVDNHQVYGVITDRDVFQAFLEIAGYGEEGIRVRFVTEDEVGVLGKIVSLIVEENLNISHTVNIPRKDGKVIIEVQIDGSIDLPALKEKFESENIQVEEITRTSAKVL, encoded by the coding sequence ATGGCAGTTAAAGATTTTATGACCCGCAAGGTAGTGTATATTAGTCCAGATACAACAGTATCTCATGCAGCAGATTTGATGAGAGAGCAAGGTTTGCACCGCTTGCCTGTTATCGAAAATGATCAATTGGTTGGTTTGGTAACTGAGGGAACCATTGCGCAAGCTAGCCCCTCAAAAGCAACAAGTCTTTCTATCTATGAGATGAACTATCTTCTGAATAAGACCAAAGTAAAAGATGTCATGATTCGCGATGTTGTTACTGTGTCAGGCTATGCTAGTCTAGAAGATGCAACTTATCTGATGCTGAAAAACAAGATTGGTATTCTTCCTGTTGTTGATAACCATCAAGTATATGGGGTTATTACTGATCGTGACGTTTTCCAAGCCTTTCTTGAAATTGCTGGTTACGGTGAAGAAGGAATTCGTGTGCGCTTTGTTACAGAAGATGAAGTCGGTGTTCTCGGAAAGATTGTTTCTTTGATTGTAGAAGAAAATTTGAATATCTCCCATACAGTAAATATTCCGCGTAAGGATGGTAAGGTCATTATCGAAGTTCAAATCGATGGATCAATCGATTTACCAGCCTTGAAAGAAAAATTTGAATCAGAGAATATTCAAGTAGAAGAAATCACTCGTACTTCAGCAAAAGTCTTGTAA
- a CDS encoding DEAD/DEAH box helicase: MSFTKFQFKNYIREALEELKFTTPTEVQDKLIPIVLAGRDLVGESKTGSGKTHTFLLPIFQQLDEASDSVQAVITAPSRELATQIYQAARQIAAHSDVEVRVVNYVGGTDKARQIEKLASNQPHIVIGTPGRIYDLVKSGDLAIHKAKTFVVDEADMTLDMGFLETVDKIAGSLPKDLQFMVFSATIPQKLQPFLKKYLSNPVMEKIKTKTVISDTIDNWLISTKGRDKNAQIYQLTQLMQPYLAMIFVNTKTRADELHSYLTAQGLKVAKIHGDIAPRERKRIMNQVKNLDFEYIVATDLAARGIDIEGVSHVINDAIPQDLSFFVHRVGRTGRNGLPGTAITLYQPSDDSDIRELEKLGIKFTPKMVKDGEFQDTYDRDRRANREKKQDKLDIEMIGLVKKKKKKVKPGYKKKIQWAVDEKRRKTKRAENRARGRAERKAKRQTF; the protein is encoded by the coding sequence ATGTCATTTACGAAATTTCAATTTAAAAACTATATTAGAGAAGCCTTGGAGGAGTTGAAATTTACAACTCCAACAGAGGTACAAGATAAGTTGATTCCCATTGTCTTGGCAGGCCGAGATTTGGTTGGAGAATCAAAAACAGGTTCAGGTAAGACTCACACTTTCTTGTTACCTATTTTCCAGCAATTAGATGAAGCTAGCGATAGTGTACAAGCAGTGATTACTGCACCGAGTCGTGAGTTGGCTACTCAAATTTACCAAGCAGCGCGTCAGATTGCAGCTCACTCAGATGTCGAAGTTCGTGTGGTTAATTATGTGGGTGGTACGGATAAGGCTCGCCAGATTGAGAAATTAGCAAGCAATCAGCCTCATATTGTTATTGGAACACCAGGCCGCATCTATGACTTGGTTAAGTCTGGTGACCTAGCTATTCACAAGGCTAAGACCTTTGTGGTCGATGAGGCAGATATGACCTTGGATATGGGATTCTTAGAAACTGTTGATAAGATTGCTGGAAGCCTTCCAAAAGATCTGCAATTCATGGTCTTCTCAGCGACTATTCCACAAAAACTGCAACCATTCTTGAAAAAATACTTATCAAATCCAGTTATGGAGAAAATCAAGACCAAAACGGTCATTTCTGATACCATTGATAATTGGTTGATTTCTACTAAGGGACGTGACAAGAATGCTCAAATTTATCAGTTGACTCAGTTGATGCAACCGTATTTGGCAATGATTTTTGTTAACACTAAAACGCGTGCTGATGAATTGCATTCATATCTGACTGCTCAAGGCTTGAAGGTGGCAAAAATCCATGGGGATATTGCCCCTCGTGAACGCAAGCGTATCATGAATCAGGTGAAAAATCTGGATTTTGAGTACATTGTCGCAACAGACTTGGCAGCGCGTGGAATTGACATTGAAGGTGTCAGCCATGTCATCAATGATGCCATTCCGCAAGACTTATCCTTCTTCGTGCACCGTGTTGGTCGTACCGGACGCAATGGCCTACCAGGTACAGCTATTACTCTTTATCAGCCAAGTGATGACTCGGATATTCGTGAGTTGGAGAAATTGGGAATCAAGTTTACTCCTAAGATGGTCAAAGACGGGGAATTTCAAGATACTTATGACCGTGATCGTCGTGCCAACCGTGAAAAGAAGCAGGATAAGCTTGATATCGAAATGATTGGTTTGGTTAAAAAGAAAAAGAAAAAAGTCAAACCAGGTTATAAGAAGAAAATTCAATGGGCGGTTGATGAAAAGCGCCGCAAAACCAAGCGTGCTGAAAATCGTGCTCGCGGTCGTGCAGAGCGTAAAGCAAAACGCCAAACATTTTAA